The following proteins are encoded in a genomic region of Aliiroseovarius sp. F47248L:
- a CDS encoding GFA family protein → MLKGSCLCGNIQFETSAKPNGISMCHCGQCRKQSGGIWSSAYVPERDLTITGDVSWYAASPTAKRGFCAFCGSFLFWKAHDEDTISFSLGAIDGPTGLKLEKHIFVADKGDYYDITDGLPQSAQ, encoded by the coding sequence ATGCTCAAAGGAAGCTGCCTTTGCGGCAATATACAATTCGAAACGTCCGCGAAGCCGAACGGCATTTCGATGTGTCACTGCGGTCAGTGCCGCAAACAATCCGGCGGCATCTGGTCGTCTGCCTATGTGCCGGAACGCGACCTGACAATCACTGGTGACGTGTCCTGGTATGCGGCCAGCCCCACGGCCAAGCGCGGCTTCTGCGCGTTCTGCGGGTCGTTTCTGTTCTGGAAAGCCCATGATGAAGACACGATCAGTTTCTCGTTGGGTGCCATCGACGGCCCAACCGGTCTGAAGCTGGAAAAGCACATCTTTGTTGCCGACAAAGGCGACTATTACGACATCACAGACGGCCTGCCGCAAAGCGCGCAGTGA
- a CDS encoding RluA family pseudouridine synthase: protein MSDEYLPPDDPLVIVHQDHELLLVDKPAGLLSVPGKGEHLADCLIARIQAVFPDALLVHRLDRDTSGIMVFAMTPHAQRHLGLQFEKRQVKKVYVARVWGHVPEREGIVDLPLIVDWPNRPKQHVDFENGKPAITNWKVLKYEDDATRMRLFPQTGRSHQLRVHMKEIGHSILGDPFYAEGEARNAPRLMLHAESLRVRHPDGGKGLTFKAKCPF, encoded by the coding sequence ATGTCTGACGAATATCTGCCACCCGATGACCCGCTAGTGATCGTCCATCAAGATCACGAGCTTTTGTTGGTCGACAAACCTGCAGGGCTGTTGTCCGTGCCGGGCAAGGGCGAACATCTGGCCGATTGCCTGATTGCGCGTATTCAGGCGGTGTTTCCCGACGCGCTTCTGGTGCATCGGCTGGATCGGGACACATCGGGCATTATGGTGTTTGCGATGACCCCACACGCCCAACGGCACTTGGGCCTTCAGTTTGAAAAGCGGCAAGTGAAAAAAGTTTATGTCGCCCGCGTTTGGGGGCATGTGCCAGAGCGTGAGGGCATCGTTGATCTGCCGCTGATTGTTGATTGGCCAAATCGCCCCAAGCAACACGTGGATTTCGAGAACGGAAAGCCCGCGATCACCAATTGGAAGGTTCTGAAATACGAGGATGACGCCACGCGCATGCGGCTGTTCCCCCAAACTGGGCGCAGCCATCAGTTGCGGGTTCATATGAAGGAAATCGGCCACTCCATCCTAGGCGACCCATTCTATGCTGAAGGCGAGGCACGCAATGCTCCGCGCTTGATGCTACACGCCGAAAGCCTGCGTGTGCGGCACCCGGATGGCGGAAAAGGGCTGACCTTCAAGGCCAAATGCCCTTTCTGA
- the rarD gene encoding EamA family transporter RarD, with product MTDLSRPKNEDTPKGLGLAISAYFLWGFLPLYMKAVSHMPAIEVVAHRVIWSVPVAGVILIASGRTRALREAIANPRMLLLAVLTAGLISVNWGIYVWAIAHEQTLEAALGYYINPLFSIFLGTVLLGERMNRAQMVAVALAFIAVVILTLDAGRLPVVAIGLTLTWGFYALCKKSLPIGPNQGFLLEVLILLIPALVCMAWLTAQGQSHFLLTGLDTALLLGCGVVTAVPLMLYANGAKLLRLSTIAILQYIAPTMIFLVAVFVFDEPFVGAKRIAFPLIWLALVIYTTTMLRGMRRRH from the coding sequence ATGACGGATCTCAGCAGGCCAAAAAACGAAGACACCCCGAAAGGGCTGGGGTTGGCGATTTCAGCCTATTTCCTGTGGGGATTTCTTCCGCTTTACATGAAGGCCGTGTCTCATATGCCCGCGATTGAAGTCGTGGCGCACCGCGTCATCTGGTCGGTGCCTGTGGCGGGGGTTATTCTGATTGCGTCCGGTCGTACCCGTGCCTTGCGCGAAGCGATTGCCAATCCGCGGATGTTGCTTCTGGCAGTACTGACCGCTGGATTGATTTCGGTAAACTGGGGCATCTACGTCTGGGCAATCGCGCACGAACAGACCCTAGAAGCCGCGCTGGGCTATTATATTAACCCATTGTTTTCGATTTTTCTCGGAACGGTCTTGCTGGGCGAACGAATGAACCGCGCGCAGATGGTTGCCGTGGCGTTAGCCTTTATCGCGGTCGTGATCCTGACGCTTGACGCGGGCAGACTGCCGGTGGTGGCAATTGGCCTGACTCTGACATGGGGGTTTTATGCGCTGTGCAAGAAATCCCTGCCCATTGGCCCCAATCAGGGCTTTTTGCTCGAGGTGCTGATCTTGTTGATCCCCGCGCTGGTATGTATGGCGTGGCTGACCGCGCAGGGGCAAAGCCATTTCCTGCTTACCGGTTTGGACACCGCACTTTTGCTGGGCTGCGGCGTGGTGACGGCGGTTCCCTTGATGCTCTATGCCAATGGCGCGAAGCTTTTGCGGCTGTCGACCATCGCGATCCTGCAATACATCGCACCAACGATGATCTTTCTGGTTGCGGTCTTCGTGTTTGACGAGCCGTTCGTCGGGGCCAAGCGGATCGCCTTTCCGCTGATCTGGCTGGCGTTGGTGATCTATACCACCACAATGCTGCGTGGGATGCGTCGCCGCCACTGA
- a CDS encoding FAD-dependent oxidoreductase: MSLPKHARVVIIGGGVIGCSVAYHLAKLGWTDVVLLERKQLTSGTTWHAAGLIGQLRTSSNMTKLAKYSADLYLGLEDETGVATGMRQCGSVSVALTDERKEELYRSAAMARAFGVPCEELSPAEVKERYEHINLEGVTGGIWLPTDGQADPANIALALAKGARQNGVVIKERTKVTGITRDGRRVTGVNWVSDDGSDQGTIACDMIVNCAGMWGHEVGKMAGVNVPLHACEHFYIVTEGIKGLTQMPVLRVPDECAYYKEDAGKILLGAFESNAKPWAMDGIPDSFEFDQLPEDFDHFEPILEAACNRMPMLAEAGIHTFFNGPESFTPDDAYHLGLAPEMDNVWVAAGFNSIGIQSAGGAGMALSRWMDSGEKPFDLGDVDISRMQPFQGNKHYLYERSKETLGLLYADHFPFRQKATARGVRRTPFHQHLLDRGAVMGETAGWERANWFARDGQVGGYEYTWGRPNWFDNAAAEHKAVREKVGMYDMSSFGKIRVEGSDAEAFLNRVCGADMSVPAGKIVYTQFLNARAGIEADVTVTRLSETAYLVVTPSGTRLTDETWMRRHVGDARVVITDVTAGEGVLAVMGPNSRALLQRISPADFSNDTNPFGTAQEIELGMGLARAHRVSYVGELGWEIYVSSDMAAHAFETIFEAGRDMGLTLCGMHMMDSCRIEKAYRHFGHDITCEDHVLEAGLGFAVKTDKSDFIGRDAVLAKKEEGLSQRLVQFKLTDPEPLLYHNEPLFRDGEIVGYLSSGSYGHHLGAAIGMGYVPCKGETAAEVLASSYEIDVAGTRVSAKASLKPMYDPKSERVRV, encoded by the coding sequence ATGAGCCTTCCCAAACATGCCCGTGTTGTCATCATTGGTGGCGGCGTCATCGGATGTTCCGTTGCCTATCACCTCGCCAAGCTGGGGTGGACAGACGTGGTACTTCTGGAGCGCAAGCAACTGACATCGGGCACTACGTGGCATGCAGCCGGCCTGATCGGTCAACTGCGGACCTCATCAAACATGACCAAGCTCGCCAAATACTCGGCGGATTTGTATCTGGGGCTGGAGGATGAAACTGGCGTGGCGACGGGAATGCGGCAATGTGGCTCGGTCTCGGTCGCGCTGACGGATGAGCGTAAGGAAGAGCTTTATCGCAGCGCCGCCATGGCCCGTGCGTTTGGTGTTCCTTGCGAAGAACTGTCGCCTGCTGAGGTGAAAGAGCGATATGAGCATATCAATCTGGAGGGCGTCACTGGCGGTATCTGGTTGCCCACCGATGGGCAGGCTGACCCCGCCAACATCGCGCTGGCGTTGGCCAAAGGTGCGCGACAAAACGGTGTAGTGATTAAAGAGCGGACGAAGGTCACCGGCATCACCCGGGACGGCCGCAGGGTGACAGGTGTCAATTGGGTATCTGATGATGGGTCAGATCAAGGCACCATTGCTTGCGACATGATCGTAAACTGTGCAGGCATGTGGGGGCATGAGGTCGGCAAGATGGCGGGTGTGAACGTGCCGCTGCATGCATGCGAGCATTTCTATATCGTCACCGAAGGCATAAAAGGACTGACCCAAATGCCGGTGCTGCGGGTGCCTGACGAATGCGCCTACTACAAGGAAGACGCCGGAAAAATCTTGCTGGGTGCGTTTGAATCCAACGCCAAACCTTGGGCGATGGACGGCATTCCTGACAGTTTTGAATTTGACCAGCTGCCCGAAGATTTCGATCATTTCGAACCCATTCTGGAAGCCGCCTGCAATCGGATGCCGATGCTGGCCGAGGCGGGTATTCACACCTTCTTCAACGGACCCGAAAGCTTTACGCCCGACGATGCCTATCACCTTGGCCTGGCACCAGAGATGGACAATGTCTGGGTGGCCGCAGGTTTCAATTCGATCGGCATTCAGTCTGCAGGCGGGGCAGGCATGGCCTTGTCGCGATGGATGGACAGTGGCGAAAAGCCCTTTGACCTGGGCGATGTGGACATCAGCCGGATGCAGCCGTTCCAAGGCAACAAGCACTACCTTTATGAGCGCTCGAAAGAAACTCTGGGCCTGCTTTATGCCGACCACTTCCCCTTCCGCCAAAAGGCCACTGCACGCGGGGTGCGGAGAACGCCGTTCCACCAGCACTTGTTGGATCGGGGTGCCGTCATGGGCGAAACCGCTGGGTGGGAACGGGCAAACTGGTTTGCCCGCGATGGGCAGGTGGGGGGATACGAATACACCTGGGGCCGCCCAAACTGGTTCGACAACGCCGCTGCCGAACACAAGGCGGTGCGTGAAAAGGTTGGTATGTATGATATGTCATCCTTTGGAAAGATCCGTGTCGAAGGCTCGGATGCCGAGGCGTTTTTGAACCGGGTATGCGGCGCCGACATGTCGGTGCCCGCGGGAAAGATCGTATATACCCAGTTCCTGAACGCACGAGCCGGAATTGAAGCTGATGTAACCGTCACGCGCCTGTCGGAAACCGCATACCTTGTCGTCACACCGTCCGGCACCCGTCTGACGGATGAGACATGGATGCGCCGCCATGTGGGTGACGCGCGTGTGGTTATCACCGATGTGACGGCAGGTGAGGGTGTACTGGCCGTGATGGGGCCCAATTCCCGCGCTTTACTGCAACGTATCAGCCCAGCAGACTTCAGCAACGACACAAACCCGTTTGGGACCGCGCAAGAGATCGAACTGGGCATGGGTCTGGCCCGCGCTCATCGTGTTTCATATGTGGGCGAGCTAGGGTGGGAAATCTATGTATCTTCCGATATGGCCGCTCATGCGTTCGAGACGATTTTTGAAGCAGGGCGGGACATGGGGCTGACGCTGTGCGGCATGCATATGATGGACAGTTGCCGGATCGAAAAAGCGTATCGACATTTCGGTCATGACATCACGTGTGAAGACCACGTGCTTGAAGCAGGGTTGGGATTTGCAGTCAAAACTGACAAATCTGACTTCATCGGGCGCGATGCGGTATTGGCAAAGAAAGAAGAAGGTCTGTCACAGCGCCTAGTTCAGTTTAAGCTGACCGACCCCGAGCCGCTGCTCTATCACAATGAACCGCTGTTCCGGGATGGTGAGATTGTGGGCTATCTTAGCTCTGGAAGCTACGGCCACCATCTAGGGGCAGCGATCGGCATGGGGTATGTGCCTTGCAAAGGTGAAACCGCTGCCGAGGTTTTGGCCTCAAGCTATGAAATTGACGTCGCGGGCACGCGAGTTAGCGCCAAGGCGTCGCTGAAGCCAATGTATGATCCGAAGTCAGAGCGGGTTCGCGTATGA
- a CDS encoding DUF3833 domain-containing protein yields the protein MKLRLSALAFALLIGCSGAPDLDDPKLSTRNLNLEEFFQGKTVAHGQFQDLFGNVKRRFEVDINGTWDGQTLTLVEDFIYADGSTEQRIWTLNKTGDDTWSGTAPGVIGQATGEERGDTFNWTYRIDLPGRDGKTTRVDFDDWMWLLSDDRVLNRAYVKKFGITVGEAIIVFEKR from the coding sequence ATGAAACTGAGACTTTCCGCTTTGGCCTTTGCGCTTTTGATTGGCTGTAGTGGCGCACCTGATCTGGATGATCCCAAGCTTAGCACCCGAAATTTGAACCTTGAAGAGTTCTTTCAGGGTAAAACTGTCGCCCATGGGCAGTTTCAAGACCTGTTCGGCAATGTAAAGCGACGCTTTGAAGTTGATATCAATGGCACGTGGGATGGGCAGACCCTGACGCTGGTCGAGGATTTCATCTATGCCGATGGTAGCACCGAGCAGCGCATCTGGACCTTAAACAAAACAGGTGACGATACATGGTCTGGCACCGCGCCCGGCGTGATTGGACAGGCAACCGGTGAAGAGCGTGGCGATACGTTTAACTGGACCTATCGCATCGACCTGCCCGGTCGGGACGGAAAAACCACCCGTGTCGATTTTGATGACTGGATGTGGTTGTTATCTGATGATCGTGTGTTGAACCGAGCCTATGTGAAGAAATTTGGGATCACGGTGGGTGAGGCCATCATCGTGTTTGAAAAACGCTGA
- a CDS encoding helix-turn-helix domain-containing protein, which produces MPNSPVQVDILVADGFVLTEFTAVVELLRTANRVTAKESFRWRWLSKRGGPITCRAGITIDTHPFDSKHTAQYAFVLGNSDPDAPDLSLRREIKAYQWAGTRVILLSEAASRYIAETGEQLMSHTTHWENRALLNERGTPGMGSYALVADDGQITTSAGMGATYDLVLGMLGGHISAAAVATVADIFLHETIRTSSTLQPFGGKELSRSGNRPLDQCIELMQTNLEEPLRISELAGFLNISERSLERQFRKHFGTTPNTYYRELRLNQANTLLLKTSMSVREIGLACGFANGFSTLFGQHFGITPTALRRTRAPAG; this is translated from the coding sequence ATGCCGAATTCGCCTGTTCAGGTCGATATTCTGGTCGCAGACGGTTTCGTTCTAACCGAATTCACTGCCGTCGTAGAGCTGTTGCGAACCGCCAATCGAGTGACAGCGAAAGAATCTTTTCGCTGGCGCTGGTTGTCTAAGCGCGGCGGGCCGATCACTTGTCGAGCAGGCATCACAATCGACACGCATCCGTTCGATTCCAAACATACGGCGCAGTATGCTTTTGTGCTTGGGAATTCTGATCCCGATGCGCCTGATCTGTCACTACGGCGTGAGATTAAAGCCTATCAATGGGCCGGTACACGCGTCATCCTGCTGTCAGAAGCGGCAAGCCGCTATATCGCCGAGACGGGTGAGCAACTGATGAGCCACACCACCCATTGGGAAAACCGCGCACTTCTAAACGAACGCGGCACTCCTGGAATGGGGTCCTATGCTTTGGTGGCGGATGATGGGCAGATTACCACGAGCGCCGGAATGGGGGCGACCTATGATTTAGTGCTGGGGATGCTTGGAGGCCATATCAGCGCCGCCGCTGTGGCCACTGTCGCCGACATTTTTCTGCACGAAACAATACGAACTTCATCCACACTTCAGCCCTTCGGCGGCAAGGAACTGTCACGCAGCGGCAATCGTCCGCTCGATCAGTGTATCGAGCTGATGCAGACAAACCTGGAAGAACCTTTGCGGATATCCGAGCTTGCAGGTTTTCTGAATATCTCGGAGCGTTCACTGGAGCGTCAGTTTCGCAAGCATTTCGGCACCACACCCAACACCTATTATCGCGAGCTGCGGTTAAACCAAGCCAATACGTTACTGCTGAAAACGTCGATGAGTGTGCGTGAAATTGGGCTGGCATGCGGGTTTGCCAATGGCTTCTCAACCCTGTTCGGACAGCACTTCGGGATTACACCCACCGCCCTTAGGCGCACGCGAGCCCCCGCAGGATGA
- a CDS encoding XRE family transcriptional regulator, with protein sequence MFRVLHSDPASIGSLGADIRALRKSRGLTLTQLAVALGRSVGWLSQVERDKSDPSISDLRMIAQALGVQMSLLFAHTSALADEQGYVVRAGARRPMGSGDEGLIEELLSPDLTDDFEVIHSTFEPRSKMQAPAFRPTQELGYVVSGKLDLTIGGRRFTVARGDSFRIRNELHEWANPYDEPATAIWVIAPPVY encoded by the coding sequence ATGTTCAGGGTGCTGCACAGCGATCCCGCCTCAATCGGAAGCCTTGGCGCGGATATCCGCGCCCTGCGCAAGTCGCGCGGATTGACGCTGACCCAGTTGGCAGTGGCACTTGGCCGGTCTGTTGGTTGGCTTAGTCAGGTTGAACGGGACAAATCGGACCCTTCGATTTCGGACCTGCGCATGATTGCTCAGGCGTTGGGCGTGCAGATGTCCTTGTTGTTTGCACATACATCCGCCTTGGCAGATGAGCAGGGATATGTCGTGCGTGCGGGAGCGCGCCGCCCGATGGGGTCTGGCGATGAGGGGCTGATTGAAGAACTGCTTTCGCCGGACCTGACGGATGATTTTGAAGTGATTCACTCCACGTTCGAACCCCGCTCGAAAATGCAGGCGCCAGCGTTTCGTCCAACACAAGAGCTTGGCTATGTAGTGTCTGGAAAGCTTGATCTGACGATCGGCGGCCGACGTTTCACGGTCGCGCGTGGCGACAGTTTTCGTATTCGCAACGAGTTGCACGAATGGGCAAATCCCTATGACGAACCTGCCACCGCAATCTGGGTCATCGCCCCGCCGGTTTATTGA
- a CDS encoding GNAT family protein has protein sequence MRFDDQPGLEGETIALRGMLESDRAMLAIAAKDPKTWAGHPVRDRHNAKVFNPYFDFLLCAGGTCVVTDKNSGNLIGCSRYYVGPDAPNDIAIGFTFLNHLYWGGVTNFEMKTLMLDHAFESFERVWFHIDPSSIRSQKATEKLGAILLAKRKLDLIGAGKEAPWLSYELVKDAWMRVKAAKQ, from the coding sequence ATGAGATTTGATGACCAGCCAGGGTTGGAAGGTGAAACAATCGCATTGCGCGGGATGCTTGAAAGCGACCGCGCAATGCTGGCAATCGCGGCCAAGGACCCAAAAACATGGGCAGGCCATCCGGTGCGTGACCGACATAACGCCAAAGTCTTTAACCCCTATTTTGATTTCCTGCTGTGCGCTGGTGGCACCTGCGTAGTAACCGACAAGAACAGTGGCAACCTGATCGGTTGTTCGCGCTACTATGTCGGACCTGATGCGCCGAACGACATCGCGATTGGGTTCACATTTCTGAACCATCTCTATTGGGGCGGCGTGACAAATTTCGAGATGAAAACGCTGATGTTGGATCATGCATTCGAGTCGTTTGAACGAGTCTGGTTTCACATTGACCCATCCAGTATTCGGTCGCAAAAAGCGACAGAGAAGTTGGGTGCGATACTCTTGGCGAAAAGGAAATTGGACCTGATCGGAGCGGGGAAAGAGGCGCCTTGGCTTAGTTACGAGCTGGTTAAAGATGCCTGGATGCGTGTCAAAGCGGCAAAGCAATGA
- a CDS encoding FAD-dependent oxidoreductase, translated as MSDFPTKARVVIIGGGVVGASSLYHLAKKGWTDCVLLEKNELTAGSTWHAAGNVPTFSTSWAIMNMQRYSTELYARLGDEVDYPMNYHVTGSIRLAHTKERMQEFQRAASMGRYQGMDIEILTPDETKARYPFLETHDLVGSLYDPHDGDIDPAQLTQALAKGARDMGAKIVRFCPAEGVTQHDDGTWTVHTEKGDIACDCVVNAAGYYAQRVGEWFKPFGGRTVPMMVMSHQYLLSEEITEIETYTKETGKKLPLLRDVDVSYYLRQEKHGFNLGPYEPNCRAHWDTAADPMPDDFSFQLWNDDLDRIEDIVTDAMERVPALATAGVSRVINGPIPYAPDGLPLIGPMPGVKNAFEACVFTFGIAQGGGAGKVLAEWIVDGATEWDMWACDPRRYTDYTDHDYCVQKGMEVYGNEYAMHFPRHEWPAARDRKLSPVHDKVIAAGGVMGVYNGWERANWYAKPGDDTSLEATQTWGRSGPWEQRIREECEAVRDGVGVLDLPGFSRFNLSGVGAAEWLHGMCTGGLPKVGRMNLLYFADARGRILTEMSCMRHADDFFTLITAATAQWHDFEVLARALPAGLSLTDHTRDYSTLIVTGPKARDLFEGLGTTADLTAPWLSHQPATVAGVDCALARVSFAGELGWEIHAENASIPTLYDAVIGAGAKPFGMYALDSLRLEKGYRAWKGDLSTDYTMFEGGLDRFVRLDKPQDFPGKAALQAEAQAGPKKRFVTLIVDAGDADAPFMSCIWRDGQIVGETTSGGWGYRVNASIALGMVRADLATPGSQLEVEIYGERRPAIVQPDQPLWDPANERLRG; from the coding sequence ATGTCTGATTTCCCCACCAAAGCCCGCGTCGTCATCATCGGCGGTGGTGTCGTTGGCGCCTCGTCGCTGTATCACCTTGCCAAGAAGGGTTGGACTGACTGCGTTCTGCTGGAAAAGAACGAGCTGACGGCGGGGTCTACATGGCACGCGGCGGGCAATGTTCCGACCTTCTCAACCTCATGGGCGATCATGAACATGCAGCGCTATTCGACCGAGCTTTACGCGCGGTTGGGGGACGAGGTGGATTATCCGATGAACTACCACGTCACCGGGTCGATCCGTTTGGCGCATACGAAGGAACGGATGCAGGAGTTTCAGCGTGCAGCCTCGATGGGTCGTTATCAGGGCATGGATATCGAGATCCTGACCCCGGATGAAACCAAGGCGCGATATCCGTTTCTTGAAACACACGACCTTGTGGGCTCGCTGTACGATCCTCATGACGGTGACATTGACCCGGCGCAGTTGACACAGGCTCTGGCAAAAGGCGCGCGGGATATGGGGGCTAAGATTGTGCGGTTTTGTCCAGCGGAAGGCGTGACCCAGCACGACGACGGCACGTGGACGGTGCACACCGAAAAGGGCGACATCGCCTGCGATTGTGTGGTGAATGCGGCCGGTTACTATGCCCAACGCGTGGGCGAGTGGTTCAAGCCCTTCGGCGGGCGCACCGTGCCGATGATGGTGATGAGCCATCAATACCTGTTGTCTGAGGAAATCACCGAAATAGAGACGTATACAAAGGAAACCGGGAAGAAGCTGCCTTTGCTGCGGGATGTGGATGTGTCGTATTATCTGCGGCAGGAAAAGCACGGCTTCAACCTTGGCCCATATGAGCCCAACTGTCGGGCACATTGGGACACGGCGGCCGATCCGATGCCCGACGATTTCAGCTTCCAACTTTGGAATGACGATCTGGATCGGATCGAGGATATCGTGACCGACGCTATGGAGCGTGTGCCCGCGCTCGCCACCGCTGGCGTGTCACGTGTGATCAACGGCCCGATCCCTTATGCCCCTGATGGTCTGCCCCTGATCGGCCCCATGCCCGGCGTGAAGAACGCGTTTGAGGCCTGTGTATTCACCTTCGGGATCGCGCAGGGTGGTGGTGCTGGGAAGGTGCTGGCGGAATGGATCGTCGACGGGGCGACCGAATGGGATATGTGGGCGTGTGATCCGCGCCGTTACACCGACTATACCGATCACGACTACTGCGTGCAGAAAGGGATGGAGGTCTACGGCAACGAATACGCCATGCATTTCCCCCGCCACGAATGGCCCGCCGCGCGCGACAGGAAACTGTCGCCTGTGCATGACAAGGTAATCGCCGCTGGTGGCGTCATGGGTGTCTATAACGGCTGGGAACGCGCGAATTGGTATGCGAAGCCCGGTGATGATACCTCGCTTGAGGCCACGCAAACATGGGGCCGCTCAGGTCCGTGGGAGCAACGTATCCGCGAAGAATGCGAGGCCGTTCGTGACGGTGTGGGCGTGCTGGACCTGCCGGGGTTTTCGCGCTTCAACCTGTCGGGCGTTGGCGCCGCGGAATGGCTGCACGGCATGTGCACCGGGGGCTTGCCTAAAGTGGGGCGGATGAACCTGCTGTATTTCGCTGATGCCCGTGGCCGCATCCTGACCGAGATGTCGTGTATGCGTCATGCGGACGACTTCTTTACCCTGATCACCGCCGCCACGGCGCAATGGCATGACTTCGAAGTGCTGGCCCGCGCGTTGCCTGCAGGACTTAGCCTGACGGACCATACCAGAGACTATTCCACCCTGATTGTCACCGGACCCAAAGCGCGTGACCTGTTCGAAGGTCTGGGAACCACGGCTGATCTGACCGCGCCTTGGCTGTCGCATCAGCCCGCGACGGTGGCTGGGGTCGACTGCGCCCTCGCGCGGGTCAGTTTTGCCGGGGAACTGGGCTGGGAAATCCACGCCGAGAACGCCAGCATCCCCACGCTTTACGATGCAGTGATCGGCGCGGGCGCCAAGCCCTTCGGCATGTATGCGCTGGACAGTTTGCGGCTTGAGAAAGGGTATCGCGCGTGGAAAGGCGACCTGTCCACCGACTACACCATGTTCGAAGGTGGGCTGGATCGTTTCGTGCGTTTGGACAAGCCGCAGGACTTCCCAGGTAAAGCGGCGTTGCAGGCGGAAGCACAGGCGGGACCGAAGAAGCGATTTGTTACCCTGATCGTTGACGCAGGCGATGCGGATGCGCCTTTTATGTCGTGCATTTGGCGTGACGGTCAGATTGTCGGGGAAACCACGTCAGGCGGCTGGGGCTATAGAGTGAATGCCTCGATCGCGCTGGGCATGGTGCGGGCTGATCTGGCGACCCCCGGCAGCCAACTCGAGGTCGAGATTTACGGCGAACGACGCCCCGCTATCGTGCAGCCCGACCAACCGCTGTGGGACCCTGCCAATGAACGGCTGCGGGGGTGA
- a CDS encoding beta-ketoacyl-ACP synthase III produces the protein MIQPVISGTGVFTPAQTITNAELVEAFNAYADKQNAEHADAIAAGEAQPIGHSSEDFIVSASGIHQRYVMDKIGVLDPDIMHPTLRERRDDEPGIMTEMGVDACKKALVLAGRTADEVDLIICAASNHERAYPAIAIEIQEALGAGGFGFDMNVACSSATFGIQAAADMIRSGSVKRALVVNPEICSAHLEWRDRDCHFIFGDVATATLIERKEDAKGDHFDILSTRCLTQFSNNIRNNNGFLRRTREAGEDLPDRRDMQFMQNGRKVFKEVLPIVSKHILDHIGDIGVTPDDLKRLWLHQANKTMNDFIGKKVLGRTPEEGEQPNILQDYANTSSAGSIIAFSKYSDDLAPGDTGVICSFGAGYSVGSVVVRRA, from the coding sequence ATGATCCAGCCTGTCATTTCTGGCACCGGGGTGTTCACACCCGCACAAACCATCACCAATGCCGAGCTTGTCGAAGCGTTTAACGCTTATGCTGACAAGCAGAATGCCGAACATGCAGATGCCATTGCTGCGGGTGAGGCTCAGCCGATTGGGCATTCCAGTGAAGATTTCATTGTCTCGGCCTCGGGCATCCACCAGCGTTATGTCATGGACAAGATCGGTGTGCTGGATCCAGACATCATGCACCCGACGCTGCGCGAACGCAGGGATGATGAACCCGGCATCATGACCGAGATGGGTGTGGATGCCTGTAAAAAGGCGCTGGTACTGGCGGGACGCACAGCAGACGAAGTTGACCTGATCATCTGTGCTGCGTCGAACCATGAACGCGCCTATCCCGCAATTGCGATTGAAATCCAAGAGGCACTTGGCGCGGGTGGGTTTGGGTTCGATATGAACGTCGCCTGTTCTTCGGCCACTTTCGGCATTCAGGCCGCCGCCGACATGATCCGGTCGGGGTCGGTCAAACGCGCGTTGGTGGTGAATCCCGAGATCTGTTCGGCGCATCTGGAATGGCGCGACCGCGATTGCCATTTCATCTTTGGCGATGTGGCCACCGCCACCCTGATCGAACGGAAAGAGGACGCCAAGGGCGACCATTTCGACATCTTGTCGACCCGCTGCCTGACCCAGTTTTCCAACAACATCCGCAACAACAACGGTTTCCTGCGTCGCACGCGCGAGGCAGGCGAAGACCTGCCGGATCGTCGTGACATGCAGTTTATGCAGAACGGGCGCAAAGTGTTCAAGGAAGTGCTGCCGATCGTGTCGAAGCACATTCTGGACCATATCGGCGACATCGGCGTCACGCCCGATGACTTGAAACGCCTCTGGCTGCATCAGGCCAATAAGACCATGAATGATTTCATCGGCAAGAAGGTTCTGGGCCGCACACCGGAAGAAGGTGAACAGCCCAATATCCTGCAAGACTATGCCAACACGTCCTCGGCCGGGTCGATCATCGCGTTCTCGAAATACTCGGACGACCTGGCGCCGGGGGATACCGGGGTGATCTGTTCCTTCGGCGCGGGGTATTCGGTCGGGTCGGTGGTGGTGCGACGCGCCTGA